One Setaria viridis chromosome 3, Setaria_viridis_v4.0, whole genome shotgun sequence DNA window includes the following coding sequences:
- the LOC117847798 gene encoding type I inositol polyphosphate 5-phosphatase 8: protein MRTRNPTMSKSSSWPKTKTVMKKWLNLKNSEFHSDCINESFGGQQQEMRRKSCSDRDGSLLTRTDLSGGWLVESSENLRPPPTRYGSPAPSSSWRPPQELRMFVGTWNVGGRAPHRGLDLSDWLIDGPASSSPHIYVLGFQEIVPLNAGNVLGAEDKGPACQWLDLIRRALNPSSSSPEISRGSHGLFPSESLQKGRVSFSDLLAAEDNSRLSTASEPDDDASEPSTSNPESSSEEEAGDFGGAARRLRGRGYRLAASKQMVGIFLCVWVRADLLPCVTGLRVSCVGRGIMGYMGNKGSISVSLTLEGGAALCFVCTHLASGEKDGDEVRRNSDVSEILKRTRFTRTAASPETILEHDKVIWLGDLNYRLTSGGGKTRELLERKDWQALLERDQLRTEQRAGRVFAGWEEGRIRFPPTYKYLAESDAYAMSLGSSGSREKKRTPAWCDRILWRGEGMDQHWYARGESRFSDHRPVSSLFSARLQSGKPAVARGNAAAQAPARSFRRRGSMPPRQPLWGPRRCSSCRGPARTPRGSDARANTNAGTCNGVWIGSSVSAKGSRVPSAGRRR, encoded by the exons ATGAGGACAAGGAATCCGACAATGTCAAAG TCGTCGTCTTGGCCCAAGACGAAGACGGTGATGAAGAAATGGCTCAACCTCAAGAATTCAGAGTTCCACTCGGACTGCATCA ACGAAAGTTTTGGAGGGCAGCAGCaggagatgaggaggaagagctgcTCCGACAGAGATGGCAGCCTTCTCACAAGGACAGACCTGTCAG GTGGCTGGCTGGTGGAGAGCTCTGAGAACCTGCGGCCGCCTCCTACCCGGTATGGCTCCCCGGCGCCGAGCTCCTCGTGGCGACCTCCCCAGGAACTCAG AATGTTCGTTGGGACATGGAACGTTGGAGGGCGAGCGCCACACCGAGGGTTGGATCTCTCCGACTGGCTCATCGACGGCcctgcttcctcctctcctcacATCTACGTTCTTGG CTTCCAGGAGATCGTGCCGCTGAACGCCGGGAACGTGCTCGGCGCCGAGGACAAGGGCCCTGCCTGCCAGTGGCTGGACCTAATCCGGCGAGCCCTGAacccctcgtcctcctccccggAGATCAGCAGGGGCAGCCACGGCCTGTTCCCCTCGGAGTCGCTCCAGAAGGGCCGGGTGAGCTTCTCGGACCTGCTGGCGGCGGAGGACAACAGCAGGCTGAGCACGGCGTCGGAGCCGGACGACGACGCCAGCGAGCCGTCCACGTCGAACCCGGAGTCGAgcagcgaggaggaggccggcgacttcggcggcgcggcgcggcggctgcgCGGTCGCGGCTACCGGCTGGCCGCCAGCAAGCAGATGGTCGGCATCTTCCTCTGCGTCTGGGTCCGCGCCGACCTCCTGCCCTGCGTCACTGGCCTAAGGGTCTCGTGCGTCGGCAGAGGCATCATGGGATACATGGGGAACAAG GGTTCAATCTCGGTGAGCCTGACCCTGGAAGGCGGCGCGGCGCTGTGCTTCGTGTGCACGCACCTGGCGTCCGGCGAGAaggacggcgacgaggtgcGCCGGAACAGCGACGTCTCCGAGATCCTCAAGCGGACGAGGTTCAcaaggacggcggcgtcgccggagaCCATATTGGAGCACGA CAAGGTGATATGGCTCGGGGACCTCAACTACCGCctgacgagcggcggcggcaagacgCGGGAGCTGCTGGAGCGGAAGGACTGGCAGGCGCTGCTGGAGCGGGACCAGCTGCGGACAGAGCAGCGGGCGGGGCGCGTATTCGCCGGGTGGGAGGAAGGCCGCATCCGCTTCCCGCCCACGTACAAGTACCTGGCCGAGTCCGACGCCTACGCCATGAGCCTCGGCTCCTCCGGCTCCCGGGAGAAGAAGCGCACGCCGGCATG GTGCGACCGCATCCTGTGGCGCGGCGAGGGGATGGACCAGCACTGGTACGCGCGCGGCGAGTCGCGCTTCTCCGACCACCGCCCCGTCAGCTCCCTCTTCTCCGCGCGCCTCCAGTCCGGCAAGCCGGCGGTGGCACGGGGGAACGCCGCCGCCCAGGCGCCAGCGCGCAGTttccggcggcgcggcagcatgCCGCCGCGGCAGCCTCTGTGGGGGCCGAGGAGatgctcctcgtgccgcgggCCAGCCCGCACTCCTCGAGGTTCTGACGCGCGCGCGAATACGAATGCAGGGACATGCAACGGAGTATGGATTGGTAGCTCTGTCAGCGCGAAAGGATCGCGCGTGCCGTCGGCCGGCCGTCGCCGCTGA
- the LOC117849751 gene encoding soluble inorganic pyrophosphatase 4 → MAPAVEVIKEAGSFQKVPALNERILSSMSRRAVAAHPWHDLEIGPGAPTIFNCVIEIPRGSKVKYELDKKTGLIKVDRVLYSSVVYPHNYGFIPRTLCEDSDPLDVLVIMQEPVIPGCFLRAKAIGLMPMIDQGEADDKIIAVCADDPEYKHYNDIKELPPHRLAEIRRFFEDYKKNENKEVAVNDFLPASAAYEAIQHSMDLYATYIVEGLRR, encoded by the exons atGGCTCCCGCTGTTGAAGTCATCAAGGAGGCAGGATCATTCCAAAAGGTTCCTGCCCTGAATGAAAGGATATTGTCATCCATGTCCAGGAGAGCTGTTGCTGCGCATCCTTGGCATGATCTGGAGATTG GTCCTGGTGCACCGACCATATTCAACTGC GTCATTGAGATACCCAGGGGCAGCAAGGTGAAGTACGAACTTGACAAGAAAACTGGACTGATAAAG GTGGACCGTGTGCTGTATTCATCAGTTGTGTACCCTCACAACTATGGATTCATTCCTCGCACACTTTGTGAAGACAGTGATCCTCTGGATGTGCTGGTTATAATGCAG GAGCCGGTTATTCCAGGCTGTTTCCTACGTGCCAAGGCCATCGGCCTTATGCCTATGATTGATCAGGGAGAGGCAGATGACAAGATCATTGCTGTGTGCGCCGATGATCCTGAATACAAGCATTACAATGACATCAAGGAGCTCCCACCTCACCGATTGGCTGAAATCAGGCGCTTCTTTGAGGact ACAAGAAGAATGAGAACAAGGAGGTTGCCGTGAATGACTTTCTGCCTGCAAGCGCTGCTTATGAAGCCATTCAACACTCTAT GGATCTGTATGCGACCTACATCGTTGAGGGCCTGAGGAGgtag
- the LOC117847099 gene encoding probable histone H2A.5, translating to MDGGAAKVKKAAVGRKLGGPKKKPVSRSVKAGLQFPVGRIGRYLKKGRYAQRVGSGAPVYLAAVLEYLAAEVLELAGNAARDNKKNRIIPRHVLLAIRNDEELGRLLAGVTIAHGGVLPNINPVLLPKKAAERAEKAEKAAKSPKKAATKSPKK from the coding sequence ATGGACGGCGGGGCCGCGAAGGTGAAGAAGGCGGCGGTCGGCCGCAAGCTCGGCggcccgaagaagaagccggTCTCGCGCTCCGTCAAGGCCGGGCTTCAGTTCCCCGTCGGCCGCATCGGGCGCTACCTCAAGAAGGGCCGGTATGCGCAGCGCGTGGGCAGTGGCGCCCCCGtctacctcgccgccgtcctcgagtATCTCGCCGCCGAGGTTCTCGAGCTCGCCGGCAACGCGGCGCGCGACAACAAGAAGAACCGCATCATCCCGCGGCACGTTCTCCTCGCCATCCGCAACGACGAGGAGCTCGGAAGGCTGCTGGCGGGCGTGACCATCGCGCACGGAGGCGTCCTCCCCAACATCAACCCGGTGCTCCTCCCCAAGAAGGCCGCCGAGAGGGCTGAGAAGGCCGAGAAGGCGGCCAAGTCGCCCAAGAAGGCCGCCACCAAGTCCCCCAAGAAGTAG